A genomic window from Sphingobacterium sp. BN32 includes:
- a CDS encoding PhoH family protein has product MSELEINLDGVNLATLWGAQNENFEFIKKTFPKLRLVARGDSLKVLGEENERNKFQKIFESIHAHVNQFQSLSLLELEGLLGSVATPSTSVIATKEEGEATSGAFKGEPIVYGPNGLIVRARTPNQRRMVDSINKNDILFAIGPAGTGKTYTAVALAVRALRNKEIKRIILTRPAVEAGENLGFLPGDLKEKVDPYLRPLYDALDDMIPAEKLKGYLENRTIEIAPLAFMRGRTLDNCFVILDEAQNATEMQLKMFLTRMGPTAKFIVTGDMTQVDLPKKNQSGLVNAVKILDSIEGIDIIYLSGSDVVRHKLVKRILEAYGDI; this is encoded by the coding sequence TTGAGCGAATTAGAAATTAACTTAGATGGTGTTAATTTAGCGACACTGTGGGGAGCACAAAATGAGAATTTTGAGTTCATCAAAAAAACATTTCCAAAGTTGCGCCTCGTGGCACGTGGAGATAGCTTAAAAGTACTAGGCGAAGAAAATGAAAGGAATAAATTCCAAAAGATATTCGAATCGATCCACGCCCATGTCAATCAGTTTCAATCACTTTCCTTATTAGAATTAGAGGGGCTTTTAGGCAGCGTTGCTACGCCTAGTACGTCGGTGATTGCGACGAAAGAGGAGGGCGAGGCTACATCGGGAGCTTTTAAAGGAGAGCCTATCGTTTATGGCCCGAATGGTCTGATTGTTAGAGCGCGGACACCAAACCAACGCAGGATGGTCGATAGTATCAATAAGAACGATATCTTATTTGCAATCGGTCCGGCCGGTACGGGTAAAACCTATACAGCGGTGGCTCTAGCAGTTCGAGCGCTTCGCAACAAGGAAATCAAGCGGATTATCCTGACACGTCCGGCGGTAGAAGCAGGGGAGAATCTTGGATTTTTACCTGGTGATTTGAAGGAAAAAGTTGACCCGTATTTACGACCTTTGTACGACGCCTTGGACGATATGATTCCGGCGGAGAAATTGAAGGGCTACCTGGAGAACAGAACGATTGAGATTGCTCCTTTAGCATTTATGCGCGGACGTACCTTGGATAATTGCTTCGTGATCCTGGATGAGGCACAGAATGCGACCGAAATGCAGCTCAAGATGTTCTTGACACGTATGGGGCCTACAGCAAAATTTATCGTAACGGGTGACATGACGCAGGTCGATCTGCCGAAAAAGAACCAGTCGGGATTGGTGAATGCGGTAAAGATTTTAGATAGTATCGAGGGTATCGATATTATTTACCTAAGTGGTTCGGATGTCGTTCGCCATAAATTGGTGAAACGTATTCTGGAAGCTTATGGAGATATTTAA
- the hisC gene encoding histidinol-phosphate transaminase translates to MSFNLNALLRDNIRKLVPYSSARDEFKGEASVWLDANENAFGSPLPHDYNRYPDPLQHQLKHKLSKIKGVPTENIFLGNGSDEAIDILYRAFCTPKLDNVILVPPTYGMYEVSANINDVEVRKVNLTKDYQLDLDGIAEAIDQHTKLIFICSPNNPTGNSINAQDIETILVNFTGIVVVDEAYINYSKQKSFTKALPEFQNLVILQTLSKAWGLAALRLGLAFASKEIIDVFNKIKPPYNINQATQDLVLEALEGVDIINEWIKATVAEREILVSKLSALEQVEHITPSDANFVLVKLAEPRALYSNLVEQGIIVRDRSKVELCEGCLRVTVGTKLENERLLEAIQTFYYK, encoded by the coding sequence ATGTCGTTCAACTTAAACGCGCTGCTTAGGGACAATATCAGAAAATTGGTTCCCTATTCATCTGCTAGAGATGAGTTTAAAGGTGAAGCCTCGGTTTGGCTTGATGCAAATGAAAATGCTTTTGGATCGCCACTACCGCATGATTACAACCGTTATCCTGACCCTTTACAACATCAACTCAAACATAAACTTTCGAAGATAAAAGGCGTTCCGACCGAGAATATATTCCTTGGAAATGGTTCCGATGAAGCGATTGATATTCTCTATCGTGCTTTTTGTACGCCGAAATTGGACAATGTGATATTGGTACCTCCGACCTATGGTATGTATGAGGTTTCTGCCAATATCAACGATGTGGAAGTTAGAAAAGTAAACTTAACGAAAGATTATCAGCTGGATCTGGACGGTATAGCAGAAGCAATCGACCAACATACAAAGTTGATCTTTATCTGCTCGCCGAATAACCCTACCGGAAACAGTATCAACGCACAGGATATTGAAACGATACTTGTGAATTTTACTGGTATCGTGGTGGTAGACGAGGCCTATATCAATTATTCTAAACAAAAGTCTTTTACAAAGGCCTTACCCGAATTTCAAAACTTAGTCATCTTGCAAACGCTATCAAAGGCTTGGGGGTTGGCGGCACTGCGTTTGGGTTTAGCCTTTGCCAGCAAAGAGATTATCGACGTTTTCAATAAAATTAAACCACCTTACAATATCAACCAAGCTACACAGGATCTAGTGTTAGAGGCGCTGGAAGGGGTAGATATCATTAACGAATGGATTAAAGCAACGGTTGCTGAACGGGAGATATTGGTATCTAAGCTGTCAGCGCTGGAACAAGTTGAACATATTACACCTTCGGATGCTAATTTTGTTTTGGTGAAATTAGCGGAACCGCGCGCTTTATACAGTAACCTGGTAGAGCAGGGCATCATTGTTCGCGATCGTTCGAAAGTGGAGTTATGTGAGGGCTGCCTACGTGTGACGGTGGGTACAAAACTAGAAAACGAACGGTTATTAGAAGCAATCCAAACCTTTTACTATAAATAA
- the hisIE gene encoding bifunctional phosphoribosyl-AMP cyclohydrolase/phosphoribosyl-ATP diphosphatase HisIE gives MTIDFNKGDGLVPVVIQDDQTLEVLMLGYMNEEAWNKTQAENKVTFYSRSKNRLWTKGEESGNFLEVVSSHIDCDHDTLLIKVHPAGPTCHTGSRSCFNTEYNQNFLLKLEAIVKDRFDFPSEESYVNRLRSKGINKIAQKVGEEAVETVIAALNETEHDFINESSDLLFHLIVLLREKGISLKDIAKNLEGRH, from the coding sequence ATGACAATAGATTTTAATAAAGGCGACGGTTTAGTGCCTGTTGTAATTCAAGATGATCAAACACTGGAAGTGTTGATGTTGGGTTACATGAATGAAGAAGCTTGGAATAAGACCCAGGCAGAAAATAAAGTAACCTTTTATTCAAGAAGCAAGAATAGACTTTGGACAAAAGGTGAAGAGAGCGGCAACTTTTTGGAAGTGGTAAGCTCACATATCGATTGTGATCATGATACTTTATTAATTAAAGTCCATCCTGCAGGACCTACTTGTCATACCGGAAGCAGAAGCTGTTTCAATACCGAATACAATCAGAACTTCCTTCTTAAGCTAGAAGCTATCGTAAAGGACCGTTTTGACTTCCCTAGCGAAGAATCTTATGTAAATAGACTTCGTAGTAAAGGAATTAATAAGATCGCTCAAAAGGTCGGAGAAGAAGCCGTGGAGACCGTGATTGCTGCACTTAATGAAACCGAGCACGACTTTATCAACGAATCTTCAGATTTACTTTTCCACTTAATCGTGCTATTGCGCGAAAAAGGAATCAGCCTGAAAGATATCGCCAAGAATTTAGAAGGAAGGCATTAG
- the hisB gene encoding bifunctional histidinol-phosphatase/imidazoleglycerol-phosphate dehydratase HisB, which yields MADQLKRVLFIDRDGTLILEPEDEQIDSFQKLKFYPGALQYLPRIAKELDFDLVLVSNQDGLGTDSHPEDKFLPVHSFVIETFKGEGVEFVKEHIDKTFPHENAATRKPGVGMLTEYFDEAAYDLKNSFVIGDRVNDVKLAQNLGAKAIWLRNNDELGKLENHVFENDAIALETKDWKSIYEFLKLGTRVAEHHRKTNETDIYIKVNLDGSGKSDIDTGLPFFDHMLDQLARHGALDLTIKAKGDLHIDEHHTIEDTGIALGEIFLKVLGDKRGIERYAYTLPMDDCLAQVALDFGGRNWIVWDAEFKREKIGDMPTEMFFHFFKSFSDASKSNLNIQASGDNEHHKIEAIFKALAKTIKKAVRRDAENMQLPSTKGVL from the coding sequence ATGGCTGATCAATTAAAGCGTGTTCTTTTTATCGATAGAGATGGAACCTTGATTCTGGAACCTGAAGATGAGCAAATCGACTCTTTTCAGAAACTAAAGTTTTATCCCGGTGCACTTCAATATTTACCTCGTATTGCTAAGGAACTTGATTTTGACCTGGTATTGGTTTCGAATCAAGACGGCTTAGGTACAGATTCACATCCGGAAGATAAGTTTCTGCCGGTACATTCTTTTGTGATCGAGACTTTTAAAGGTGAAGGTGTCGAATTCGTAAAGGAGCATATCGATAAGACTTTTCCTCATGAAAATGCAGCAACAAGAAAACCAGGAGTTGGGATGTTGACTGAATATTTCGATGAGGCTGCATACGATCTAAAAAACTCATTTGTTATTGGTGACCGCGTTAATGATGTAAAATTAGCACAGAACCTAGGGGCTAAAGCAATCTGGCTTCGTAATAATGATGAGTTGGGGAAATTAGAGAACCATGTTTTCGAGAATGATGCCATTGCCTTGGAAACGAAGGACTGGAAGTCTATCTACGAGTTTCTAAAGCTAGGTACGCGCGTTGCGGAGCATCATCGCAAAACGAATGAAACAGATATTTATATCAAAGTTAACTTAGATGGTTCGGGGAAATCGGATATTGATACCGGTTTGCCGTTCTTCGACCATATGTTAGATCAACTGGCACGTCATGGTGCGCTTGACTTAACGATCAAGGCAAAGGGAGATCTGCATATCGATGAGCACCATACCATTGAAGATACCGGTATTGCGCTTGGCGAGATTTTCTTGAAAGTACTAGGCGATAAACGTGGTATCGAGCGCTATGCTTATACATTACCGATGGATGATTGCTTGGCACAAGTAGCATTGGACTTCGGTGGTCGCAACTGGATTGTATGGGACGCGGAATTCAAACGTGAGAAAATTGGGGATATGCCGACAGAGATGTTCTTCCATTTCTTTAAGTCTTTTTCTGATGCTTCGAAGTCTAATTTGAACATTCAGGCCAGCGGTGATAATGAGCACCACAAAATTGAGGCTATTTTTAAAGCCCTTGCTAAAACAATAAAGAAAGCCGTTCGTCGCGATGCTGAGAATATGCAGCTGCCGAGCACGAAAGGCGTATTATAA
- a CDS encoding STAS domain-containing protein encodes MKFTVDKHERYVVIEPLQEKLDGNAAASLKGEFMLRNTGGQRNIVLDMNQVKETDEAGIRTGLLARRLCKSLGGLFILTNLNDGVKEFIKSLGLDKYFIITTDLEKAKDLIFGNEIRLDLKQELN; translated from the coding sequence ATGAAATTTACGGTAGATAAGCATGAGCGATATGTGGTGATTGAACCTCTTCAAGAAAAGTTGGATGGGAATGCTGCCGCAAGTTTAAAAGGGGAGTTTATGCTTCGCAACACTGGAGGACAGCGTAACATTGTCTTAGACATGAATCAGGTAAAGGAGACTGATGAAGCGGGTATTCGCACGGGGCTGCTAGCACGCAGACTGTGTAAATCGCTTGGCGGGCTTTTTATCTTGACGAACCTGAACGATGGTGTGAAAGAGTTTATAAAATCGCTAGGTTTGGATAAGTACTTTATCATTACGACGGACCTGGAAAAGGCCAAGGATTTGATCTTTGGAAACGAGATTCGCCTAGACCTCAAGCAGGAGCTGAATTAA
- a CDS encoding HisA/HisF-related TIM barrel protein, protein MYIIPAIDVLDKKVVRLREGNYDDVTTYPISLEEQIEKYHANGTEIVHIIDLNGAKGDFSNQAYLFDIIRRTEMKVQYGGGVRSIEKVKELVDAGVYRVIVGTQAITNPTFLEELSKLNEGRVKYADHIVIAIDVLDEVIKYSGWLESSPIKLVAYIDKCLSLGFYRFLCTDISKDGKLGGAGVELYQKLLDHSPIIKLIGSGGISSMADIEALNALGRMESVVVGKAIYEERITIEEIKDWNLKALINF, encoded by the coding sequence ATGTATATAATACCTGCAATTGATGTGTTGGACAAAAAGGTTGTCCGCTTAAGAGAAGGAAACTACGACGACGTAACGACATACCCTATTTCATTAGAGGAACAAATCGAGAAATACCATGCTAATGGTACCGAGATTGTTCATATTATCGACCTGAATGGCGCAAAAGGCGACTTCAGCAATCAAGCTTACTTGTTCGATATTATCCGTAGAACGGAAATGAAAGTACAGTATGGTGGTGGTGTTCGTAGCATCGAAAAGGTGAAAGAATTGGTGGATGCAGGTGTTTACCGTGTAATCGTTGGAACACAAGCAATCACTAATCCGACTTTCTTGGAAGAACTGAGCAAGTTGAATGAGGGACGCGTTAAATATGCGGATCACATCGTTATTGCAATCGACGTATTGGATGAGGTTATCAAATACTCAGGTTGGTTGGAAAGCTCACCAATCAAATTGGTAGCATACATCGACAAATGCTTAAGCCTAGGTTTCTACCGTTTCCTATGTACGGATATTTCAAAAGACGGCAAACTAGGTGGTGCAGGAGTAGAGTTATACCAAAAACTATTGGATCACTCGCCTATCATTAAATTGATCGGTTCGGGAGGTATTAGCTCGATGGCGGATATTGAAGCGCTAAATGCTTTGGGAAGAATGGAGTCTGTGGTTGTGGGTAAAGCAATTTATGAAGAACGCATTACGATTGAAGAGATCAAAGACTGGAACTTAAAAGCGCTAATTAATTTCTAG
- a CDS encoding LVIVD repeat-containing protein: protein MRNLRVFVLFMLGTLLCLSCDKIRTEGEYLRKIPIYSTLGEQRKMNIEIQKPIEFNRTGKIYSYKDYLFIMELQKGIHIYNNANPNKPVAIGLLPVLGNMDIAVKDDVLYADSYFDLLSFDIKDATKPKLIDRQRDRFSRSTFAFGILSSNVNSDELKIIVDYKDSLVTEEYIGTYYPQPGLDMDGNSFSEGGSGTGGSMARFTVAKDHLFLLDVKNLHLLDITNPSKPRYLKDIELFPGVETLFPYKDKLFVGSTTGMVIFDISNPAQPEKLSTYSHVRACDPVVVDDNYAYVTLRTGNTCGGSNNQLEVIDIKDPKKPQLVSEHRMSNPHGLALVGKYLYICDGWDGLKSFEAEDVMKIGEKGLEQLKLGLAYDIIPGPKSLIVVNSTAVEQFDYSDPKKLKKLSSINRSNLN, encoded by the coding sequence ATGAGAAATCTGAGGGTCTTCGTGCTTTTTATGCTCGGTACTTTACTCTGCCTGAGTTGTGATAAAATCAGAACCGAAGGCGAGTATCTCCGAAAAATACCGATCTACAGTACGCTAGGCGAGCAACGCAAAATGAATATAGAAATTCAAAAGCCTATTGAGTTTAACAGGACCGGTAAAATCTATAGCTATAAAGACTACCTTTTCATCATGGAATTGCAAAAGGGTATTCATATCTATAACAATGCGAATCCAAACAAGCCTGTAGCCATTGGTTTATTGCCGGTGTTGGGAAATATGGATATCGCGGTAAAGGATGATGTGCTCTATGCCGATAGTTATTTTGATCTATTATCCTTTGATATTAAAGATGCGACCAAGCCAAAATTGATCGATCGTCAGCGCGATCGTTTTTCACGTTCTACATTTGCTTTTGGCATCCTTTCCAGTAATGTGAATTCAGACGAGTTGAAGATTATCGTTGATTACAAAGATAGCCTGGTGACGGAAGAATATATAGGGACTTATTATCCACAACCGGGATTGGACATGGATGGGAATTCGTTTTCGGAAGGAGGTTCGGGTACGGGCGGTTCTATGGCGAGATTTACGGTTGCTAAGGACCATTTATTTTTGCTGGACGTGAAGAATCTGCATTTGTTGGATATTACCAATCCATCCAAACCAAGATACCTCAAGGACATTGAGCTTTTTCCCGGCGTGGAAACACTCTTCCCTTACAAAGACAAGCTCTTCGTGGGGTCGACAACTGGGATGGTTATTTTTGATATCAGCAATCCTGCACAACCTGAAAAATTATCGACCTACAGCCATGTGCGCGCATGTGACCCGGTCGTGGTCGACGATAATTATGCCTATGTCACCCTGCGAACGGGTAATACCTGTGGCGGATCTAATAATCAATTGGAAGTTATCGATATCAAAGACCCGAAGAAGCCGCAGCTTGTTAGCGAGCATCGCATGAGCAATCCACATGGTTTGGCATTGGTAGGGAAATACCTTTATATCTGTGATGGTTGGGACGGTTTAAAGAGTTTTGAGGCGGAAGATGTGATGAAGATTGGAGAAAAAGGGTTGGAGCAACTGAAGCTTGGCTTAGCCTATGATATTATACCGGGGCCGAAATCCTTGATCGTTGTCAACAGTACTGCGGTCGAACAATTTGACTATAGCGATCCGAAGAAGTTAAAGAAATTAAGCAGCATTAACAGATCAAATCTCAACTAA
- the hisF gene encoding imidazole glycerol phosphate synthase subunit HisF: protein MLAKRIIPCLDVKDGRTVKGVNFVDLRDAGDPVELAWQYSQQGADELVFLDITATHERRKTTVDLVRAVASQINIPFTIGGGINELKDADILLNAGADKISINSAAVRNPKLIDELAATFGVQFVVVAVDTRFVNDKNYVHLRGGRDITDIETENWIKEAESRGAGEILLTSMDHDGTKNGFDIHLLDKINKQIRIPLIASGGAGNQQHFVDVFEKAQVDAALAASVFHYGEILIPELKQTLQENQIPVRL, encoded by the coding sequence ATGCTTGCAAAGCGTATAATTCCCTGTTTAGATGTAAAGGATGGTCGCACCGTAAAAGGAGTCAACTTTGTTGATCTTCGGGATGCGGGTGACCCTGTAGAGCTCGCTTGGCAATACTCGCAACAAGGCGCGGACGAATTAGTATTCCTGGATATCACAGCAACACATGAGCGCCGGAAAACGACCGTTGATTTGGTAAGAGCGGTTGCTTCGCAGATCAATATTCCATTTACAATTGGCGGAGGTATCAACGAGCTTAAAGATGCGGACATACTATTGAACGCAGGAGCGGATAAAATCTCGATTAACTCAGCTGCGGTTAGAAATCCAAAGCTCATCGATGAGTTGGCGGCTACCTTTGGCGTACAGTTCGTTGTCGTTGCGGTGGATACACGCTTTGTAAATGATAAGAATTATGTGCATTTACGAGGGGGTAGAGACATTACCGATATAGAGACCGAAAACTGGATCAAAGAGGCTGAAAGCAGAGGGGCTGGGGAGATCTTGTTGACATCCATGGATCATGACGGCACCAAGAATGGTTTTGATATCCATTTACTTGATAAAATAAATAAGCAGATACGTATTCCTTTAATCGCTTCTGGAGGCGCAGGGAATCAACAGCATTTTGTTGATGTATTTGAAAAGGCGCAGGTGGATGCTGCACTAGCGGCTTCCGTATTCCACTACGGCGAAATACTAATTCCAGAATTGAAACAAACCTTACAGGAAAATCAAATACCTGTAAGACTATAA
- a CDS encoding phosphoribosylaminoimidazolesuccinocarboxamide synthase, with amino-acid sequence MNTIKETNFNFDKQTAFYRGKVRDVYSIADDYLVMVASDRISAFDVVLPRAIPYKGQVLNQIASKFLQATSDILPNWVVSVPDENVTIGKRCEPFKVEMVIRGYVSGHLWRTYRDGGRELCGVKLPEGLRENDKLPEPIITPTTKAAVGHDMDISREEIIAQGIVSEADYTQLEKYARALFQRGTEIAKERGLILVDTKYEFGKHDGEIYLIDEIHTPDSSRYFYAEGYEERQEKAEAQKQLSKEFVRQWLIENGFQGKEGQNVPEMTDEIVNSISERYIELFEHITGEKFVYPGQGDVLDRVQRNVESALKTLTY; translated from the coding sequence ATGAATACAATAAAAGAAACAAATTTCAACTTTGACAAGCAGACAGCCTTTTATAGAGGCAAGGTAAGAGATGTTTACAGTATCGCCGATGATTATTTGGTGATGGTTGCATCGGATAGAATTTCGGCATTTGATGTGGTCCTTCCGAGAGCAATTCCTTATAAAGGACAGGTCTTGAACCAGATTGCGTCGAAGTTTTTACAAGCGACTTCTGATATATTACCCAACTGGGTCGTTTCTGTGCCAGATGAGAATGTGACGATTGGGAAGCGTTGTGAGCCTTTCAAAGTAGAAATGGTGATCCGTGGTTATGTTTCGGGGCATCTTTGGAGAACCTATCGCGACGGTGGGCGTGAGCTTTGTGGCGTGAAATTGCCGGAGGGACTGCGCGAGAACGATAAATTGCCGGAGCCGATTATTACGCCGACGACAAAAGCTGCCGTTGGCCATGATATGGATATTTCTAGAGAAGAAATCATCGCGCAAGGAATAGTATCCGAAGCGGATTATACGCAATTGGAAAAATACGCGCGGGCATTATTCCAACGCGGAACTGAAATCGCCAAAGAGCGTGGATTGATCTTAGTCGATACAAAATATGAATTTGGTAAGCATGATGGTGAGATCTATTTGATCGACGAAATTCATACGCCAGATTCATCGCGTTATTTCTATGCTGAAGGCTATGAGGAGCGTCAGGAAAAAGCCGAAGCACAGAAGCAGCTGTCGAAGGAGTTCGTTCGCCAATGGTTAATCGAGAATGGTTTCCAGGGGAAAGAGGGTCAAAATGTACCTGAAATGACAGATGAAATTGTAAATTCGATTTCAGAACGCTATATTGAGCTTTTTGAGCACATCACAGGCGAGAAGTTTGTTTATCCGGGACAAGGAGATGTTTTGGATCGCGTACAACGCAATGTGGAGTCGGCTCTAAAAACCTTAACATACTAA
- a CDS encoding S-adenosyl-l-methionine hydroxide adenosyltransferase family protein, translated as MGVITLTTDLGHRDFYQAALKGSIISQLPDVRIVDISHDIPSFSIQHAAFVINNAYPYFPNRTVHLIGVDTVFQEGARYLAMAYKGQFFVGADNGILSIILGEDRADEMVEINIMQDLRYLHFPLADIMTKAACHIANGGRLSGIGMPINNAMQKVTFQPVYNQNSIKGHVSYIDSFGNVISNISKELFNKVQEGREFILRFKRNETISKMSWHYNEVSEGEKLCLFGISNFLEIAINKGHAAQLLGLHQDETILIEFLDKR; from the coding sequence ATGGGAGTAATTACGTTAACCACAGATTTAGGACATCGCGATTTTTACCAAGCTGCGCTAAAGGGCAGTATTATATCGCAATTGCCGGATGTGCGGATTGTCGATATCTCTCATGATATTCCTTCATTCAGCATACAGCACGCCGCTTTTGTTATTAATAATGCCTATCCTTATTTCCCGAATAGAACAGTTCACCTGATCGGCGTAGACACCGTCTTTCAGGAAGGCGCACGCTATTTAGCGATGGCCTACAAAGGGCAATTCTTCGTAGGTGCCGACAATGGCATTCTCAGTATTATTCTTGGGGAAGATCGCGCTGATGAAATGGTGGAAATCAATATCATGCAGGACCTGCGTTATCTGCACTTCCCATTAGCGGATATCATGACTAAAGCTGCTTGTCATATTGCCAATGGCGGTAGACTCTCGGGCATTGGCATGCCAATCAATAACGCGATGCAGAAAGTAACCTTCCAACCGGTCTACAACCAGAACAGCATCAAAGGGCATGTCAGTTATATTGACTCCTTTGGCAATGTGATTAGCAATATCAGTAAAGAGCTGTTCAACAAGGTGCAGGAAGGTCGCGAGTTTATCTTGCGTTTCAAACGTAATGAAACGATCTCCAAGATGAGCTGGCATTACAACGAAGTTTCCGAAGGGGAAAAACTCTGTCTTTTTGGAATATCCAACTTCCTGGAGATCGCCATCAATAAAGGGCATGCAGCACAATTATTAGGTCTGCATCAGGATGAGACGATCTTAATCGAGTTTCTCGATAAACGTTAA
- the hisH gene encoding imidazole glycerol phosphate synthase subunit HisH: MIGIVNYEAGNIFSITAALKRLNIAYGMVNTPEELEQYEKIIIPGVGHAGAAMAKLEARGMVEPIRQLRKPVLGICVGMQLLTDFSEEGNSNLVGIIPLKTLHFEERIQQKVPHMGWNSIEFENTCPLFQDIPNNSYFYFVHSYFIEYDATYTIARCDYGLPFSAAISKDNFWAVQFHPEKSGTAGEQLLINFAKF, from the coding sequence ATGATTGGGATTGTAAATTACGAAGCTGGCAATATTTTTTCTATTACTGCAGCTTTAAAGCGCCTGAATATAGCGTACGGGATGGTGAATACTCCGGAGGAACTGGAGCAATATGAAAAGATTATTATTCCCGGCGTAGGTCATGCGGGTGCTGCAATGGCGAAGCTTGAGGCACGCGGAATGGTGGAGCCTATCCGACAATTGAGGAAGCCCGTCCTGGGAATTTGTGTTGGGATGCAATTGCTAACTGACTTTTCGGAAGAGGGAAACTCTAATTTAGTGGGGATTATCCCGCTCAAGACGTTACATTTTGAGGAAAGGATTCAGCAAAAAGTACCGCATATGGGCTGGAACAGCATCGAATTTGAAAATACTTGCCCTCTTTTTCAAGACATTCCGAATAATTCCTATTTTTATTTTGTGCACTCTTACTTCATAGAGTATGATGCAACCTATACCATAGCTCGATGTGATTATGGATTACCATTTTCTGCAGCAATTTCCAAGGATAATTTCTGGGCGGTACAATTTCACCCCGAAAAATCAGGGACTGCAGGAGAGCAACTTTTGATTAACTTTGCTAAGTTTTAA
- a CDS encoding ribonuclease Z, whose product MRFEVLILGNSSATPIYERHPTSQVINYNEQLFLIDCGEGTQMQLTRYGIKSNRINHIFISHLHGDHYLGLVGLLSSMHLVGRKSDLHIYGPAPLEEILNLHFKYSETVIRYNIIFHTTNPEQEEVIYESRMLSITSFPLVHRIPCTGFRFTEGKRNAILRADLVEDLGIPAPYYSALKRGIDYVDPQGKVYPASELTFPAPASRSYAFCSDTIRHPIYLKTIHGVDLLYHESTFLHEMVDRAKETFHTTSLEAAEIAHEVGAKKLLLGHYSARYKTLTPLLEEAQSVFPATELSTEGKWFLV is encoded by the coding sequence ATCCGTTTTGAGGTTTTAATACTTGGTAACAGCTCAGCAACGCCCATTTATGAGCGTCATCCGACCTCGCAAGTCATTAATTACAACGAGCAATTGTTTTTAATTGATTGCGGTGAAGGTACGCAGATGCAGCTGACGCGTTATGGTATTAAAAGCAATCGCATCAATCATATTTTTATCAGCCATTTACATGGTGACCATTACCTGGGCTTAGTGGGGCTATTGTCCTCTATGCATTTGGTAGGCCGGAAATCGGACTTGCATATCTATGGGCCTGCGCCCTTGGAAGAAATTCTAAATCTGCATTTCAAGTATTCGGAGACGGTTATCCGTTACAATATTATTTTTCATACCACCAACCCGGAACAAGAAGAGGTAATCTATGAGTCGAGAATGCTATCGATTACCTCTTTTCCGTTGGTACATCGAATCCCTTGCACTGGTTTTCGATTTACTGAAGGTAAGCGCAATGCTATTCTTCGCGCGGATTTGGTGGAAGATTTAGGCATCCCAGCACCTTATTATTCTGCGTTGAAGCGTGGAATTGATTATGTGGATCCACAGGGGAAGGTCTACCCGGCATCTGAACTTACTTTTCCGGCACCAGCATCGCGTAGCTATGCTTTCTGTTCCGATACCATTCGACATCCTATCTACCTGAAGACCATACATGGCGTAGATCTGCTCTACCATGAGTCGACGTTCTTACATGAGATGGTCGATCGTGCAAAGGAGACCTTCCATACCACGAGCTTGGAGGCCGCGGAAATTGCCCATGAGGTGGGAGCGAAGAAATTGCTGCTCGGGCATTACTCCGCGAGATATAAAACATTGACGCCCTTGTTGGAAGAAGCACAATCAGTTTTCCCGGCAACGGAGCTTTCAACCGAAGGTAAATGGTTTTTAGTCTAG